In Clarias gariepinus isolate MV-2021 ecotype Netherlands chromosome 1, CGAR_prim_01v2, whole genome shotgun sequence, one DNA window encodes the following:
- the rc3h1b gene encoding roquin-1 isoform X3, with product MPVQAPQWTEFLLCPICTQTFEETVRRPISLGCGHTVCKMCLNKLHRKACPFDQTAINTDIEQLPVNSALLQLVGAQVPKPQPVALITNLEDTKHYDEARQCVEELALYLKPLSNARGVGLSNTAQSMLSRPMQRKLVTLVHCQLVEEEGRIRAMRAARSLGERTVTELILQHQNPQQLSSNLWAAVRARGCQFLGPAMQEEALKLVLLALEDGSALSRKVLVLFVVQRLEPRFPQASKTSIGHVVQLLYRASCFKVTKRDEDSSLMQLKEEFRTYEALRREHDSQIVQIAMEGGLRIAPDQWSSLLYGDQSHKSHMQSIIDKLQTPASFAQSVQELTIALQRTGDPANLNRLRPHLELLANIDPSPDAPPPTWEQLEKGLVAVKTVVHGLVDFIQNHSKKGTEQQQPLQHSKYKTYMCRDMKQKGGCPRGASCTFAHSQEELEKYRKMNKRLAPRLPCGPSLLPNDEGVPLDGVTRKHSPLTNGIVAACPQPAPQLLARGHESSPYELMRKPKMDSLSAPGSPPDPYDLITHLDKTGLPLPPLAVAHTRAEHLPMPKQIPGVPRGAPPLYPQQQPELFYPEARAPSGAQYDGQYPAGAPYPYQQTQYVPPRYMRNPLPSGDAPYQESYPAYGPDRQYPPSHHSGPPFSGLGAHQYPPPSHYDTRRHGPYAAPPPPPPPQPFGPPRDDLVRMSPVSSLDVPPTQGPPASLYHPEAASRERYPPEGYYPPAPPHPGQIRSHIRDPYGRTQPSLDYLHRRRKELLNQLEERKVISPPPFAASPTLPSHTFPNDYPPEYAEDGSKAFGAREPDYAGQYSPWSCDTIGSYIGSKDPKPKDGVGAVDIMNMEAKGLTEPPLDGQRRTAEAKDDDPIIPFGPLPTVSPFGAISRTSKTGYQTTGPVQAMASSQTSGSKHITMTAEYPYGNHSSGWSSVSYPQHQSITSPGHFSERLPVPTPNREQLKMELQQVNQQISQQTQIPSMEPPAAKWPVAGGVSSEQLSLELHHVEREIGKRTREIARKNQAAQEVQYKLKATENGQSDHKAQLEELSISLGDVSNGVSNMVPGNSVSGSMLSLTNKTSSLSLCSGEQAASGSELQKNGVVHS from the exons ATGCCCGTCCAAGCGCCGCAATGGACCGAGTTCCTGCTGTGTCCCATCTGCACGCAGACGTTCGAGGAGACGGTACGGCGGCCCATCAGCCTCGGGTGCGGCCACACCGTCTGCAAGATGTGCCTGAACAAGCTGCACCGCAAGGCCTGCCCCTTCGACCAGACGGCCATCAATACCGACATCGAGCAGCTGCCTGTTAACTCGGCCCTGCTGCAGCTCGTTGGGGCTCAG GTGCCTAAACCGCAGCCTGTGGCACTCATTACTAATCTGGAAGACACCAAGCATTACGATGAGGCGCGACAGTGTGTGGAGGAGCTCGCCCTCTACCTCAAACCTCTCAGCAATgcaagag gtgtGGGGTTGAGTAACACAGCACAGAGCATGCTCAGCAGACCCATGCAGAGGAAACTGGTGACCCTGGTGCACTGTCAGCTGGTTGAGGAGGAGGGCAGGATACGTGCCATGCGTGCCGCTCGCTCGCTGGGAGAGCGCACCGTCACAGAGCTAATCCTGCAGCACCAAAACCCCCAGCAGCTCTCGTCTAACCTTTGGGCCGCCGTCCGTGCCAGGGGCTGCCAGTTTCTAGGACCAG CCATGCAGGAGGAGGCCTTAAAGCTGGTGCTTCTGGCTCTGGAGGACGGATCTGCTCTGTCAAGGAAGGTGCTGGTGCTGTTTGTGGTGCAGCGTCTGGAGCCCAGGTTCCCACAGGCTTCCAAAACCAGCATTGGGCACGTGGTTCAGCTGCTTTACCGTGCCTCGTGTTTTAAA GTGACCAAGAGAGACGAGGACTCGTCCCTGATGCAGCTAAAAGAGGAGTTCCGGACATACGAGGCGCTTCGGCGGGAGCACGACTCTCAGATCGTCCAGATCGCCATGGAGGGAGGTCTGCGCATCGCCCCTGACCAGTGGTCCTCTCTGCTCTACGGGGATCAGTCGCACAAGTCCCACATGCAGTCCATCATCGACAAG ttgcagACGCCTGCATCGTTTGCGCAGAGTGTGCAGGAACTGACGATAGCGCTACAAAGGACAGGCGATCCTGCCAACCTGAACCGGCTCAGACCTCACTTAGAGCTGCTGGCCAACATCGACCCCAGTCCAG ATGCTCCCCCTCCAACATGGGAGCAGCTGGAGAAGGGCCTGGTAGCGGTGAAGACGGTGGTACACGGCCTGGTGGACTTCATCCAGAACCACAGCAAGAAGGGCACGGAGCAGCAACAGCCGCTGCAACACAGCAAGTACAAAACCTACATGTGCCGTGACATGAAGCAGAAAGGGGGATGCCCCCGTGGGGCCAGCTGCACCTTCGCCCACTCGCAGGAAGAGCTTGAGAA GTACCGTAAGATGAACAAGCGTCTGGCTCCGAGACTTCCATGCGGTCCGTCCCTGCTGCCGAACGACGAAGGCGTTCCTCTGGATGGCGTGACCCGTAAACACTCTCCCCTTACCAACGGTATCGTGGCAGCGTGTCCCCAACCAGCGCCTCAGCTTTTAGCACGAGGACACGAATCTTCACCCTACGAGCTCATGCGCAAACCCAAAATGGACAGCCTGAGCGCCCCTGGATCTCCCCCTGATCCGTACGACTTAATCACTCA TTTGGATAAGACTGGCCTGCCCCTGCCGCCCCTCGCGGTCGCCCACACAAGGGCTGAGCACCTGCCCATGCCCAAGCAGATCCCTGGGGTCCCTCGTGGTGCTCCCCCGCTCTACCCTCAACAGCAGCCCGAGCTCTTCTACCCCGAGGCCAGAGCACCATCAGGAGCGCAGTATGATGGCCAGTACCCTGCAG GTGCCCCGTACCCCTACCAACAAACTCAGTATGTGCCACCCCGCTACATGCGCAACCCTCTACCCTCCGGTGACGCCCCCTACCAGGAATCGTACCCTGCTTACGGCCCCGACCGCCAGTACCCTCCTTCCCACCACTCGGGCCCGCCTTTCTCCGGCCTGGGTGCCCACCAGTACCCGCCCCCCTCTCACTACGACACCCGTCGACATGGGCCTTACGCGGCCCCGCCCCCGCCTCCACCCCCTCAGCCCTTCGGGCCGCCCCGGGACGACCTGGTTCGCATGAGCCCCGTGTCGTCCTTGGACGTGCCGCCCACTCAAGGGCCGCCCGCTTCTCTCTACCACCCCGAGGCAGCATCCCGAGAGAGGTATCCTCCAGAGGGGTACTACCCACCTGCACCACCACATCCTGGGCAAATCAGGTCCCATATCCGG GACCCGTATGGACGCACCCAGCCCAGTCTGGACTATTTGCACCGCAGGCGTAAGGAGCTACTGAACCAGCTGGAGGAGAGAAAAGTCATTTCTCCTCCACCATTTGCAGCCTCCCCGACGCTGCCCTCTCACACCTTCCCCAACGACTACCCTCCGGAG TACGCCGAGGACGGCTCCAAAGCTTTCGGCGCCCGAGAACCCGACTACGCCGGGCAGTACTCGCCATGGTCCTGTGACACCATCGGCTCCTACATCGGCTCCAAAGATCCCAAACCGAAGGATGGCGTGGGCGCAGTGGATATAATG AACATGGAGGCAAAGGGTCTAACGGAGCCGCCACTGGATGGACAGCGGCGCACGGCAGAAGCCAAAGACGACGATCCCATCATCCCGTTCGGCCCTCTGCCAACGGTGTCGCCCTTCGGTGCCATCTCCCGCACATCAAAGACGGGCTACCAGACCACAGGCCCGGTGCAGGCCATGGCGTCCTCGCAGACCTCTGGCTCCAAACACATCACCATGACGG CCGAGTACCCGTACGGGAACCACAGTAGCGGTTGGAGCAGCGTGTCGTACCCTCAACACCAGAGCATCACCTCTCCGGGACACTTCAGTGAGCG GCTGCCCGTGCCCACCCCAAATCGAGAGCAGCTGAAGATGGAGCTCCAGCAAGTCAACCAGCAGATCAGTCAGCAGACGCAGATCCCCAGCATGGAG CCTCCAGCCGCCAAATGGCCAGTGGCGGGCGGCGTGTCCAGTGAGCAGCTCAGTCTTGAGCTTCACCACGTCGAAAGGGAAATTGGAAAGCGCACGCGTGAAATCGCTAGG AAAAACCAGGCAGCACAGGAAGTCCAGTACAAATTAAAAGCCACTGAAAATGGTCAGAGTGACCATAAAGCCCAACTGGAGGAGCTGTCGATATCACTGGG AGACGTCTCGAATGGCGTGAGCAACATGGTGCCAGGCAACAGCGTCTCGGGGTCCATGCTGTCCTTGACCAATAAGACATCTTCACTCTCTCTGTGCTCCGGAGAGCAAGCAGCGAGCGGATCAGAGCTCCAAAAGAACGGCGTCGTTCATTCTTAA
- the rc3h1b gene encoding roquin-1 isoform X4 has product MPVQAPQWTEFLLCPICTQTFEETVRRPISLGCGHTVCKMCLNKLHRKACPFDQTAINTDIEQLPVNSALLQLVGAQVPKPQPVALITNLEDTKHYDEARQCVEELALYLKPLSNARGVGLSNTAQSMLSRPMQRKLVTLVHCQLVEEEGRIRAMRAARSLGERTVTELILQHQNPQQLSSNLWAAVRARGCQFLGPAMQEEALKLVLLALEDGSALSRKVLVLFVVQRLEPRFPQASKTSIGHVVQLLYRASCFKVTKRDEDSSLMQLKEEFRTYEALRREHDSQIVQIAMEGGLRIAPDQWSSLLYGDQSHKSHMQSIIDKLQTPASFAQSVQELTIALQRTGDPANLNRLRPHLELLANIDPSPDAPPPTWEQLEKGLVAVKTVVHGLVDFIQNHSKKGTEQQQPLQHSKYKTYMCRDMKQKGGCPRGASCTFAHSQEELEKYRKMNKRLAPRLPCGPSLLPNDEGVPLDGVTRKHSPLTNGIVAACPQPAPQLLARGHESSPYELMRKPKMDSLSAPGSPPDPLDKTGLPLPPLAVAHTRAEHLPMPKQIPGVPRGAPPLYPQQQPELFYPEARAPSGAQYDGQYPAGAPYPYQQTQYVPPRYMRNPLPSGDAPYQESYPAYGPDRQYPPSHHSGPPFSGLGAHQYPPPSHYDTRRHGPYAAPPPPPPPQPFGPPRDDLVRMSPVSSLDVPPTQGPPASLYHPEAASRERYPPEGYYPPAPPHPGQIRSHIRDPYGRTQPSLDYLHRRRKELLNQLEERKVISPPPFAASPTLPSHTFPNDYPPEYAEDGSKAFGAREPDYAGQYSPWSCDTIGSYIGSKDPKPKDGVGAVDIMNMEAKGLTEPPLDGQRRTAEAKDDDPIIPFGPLPTVSPFGAISRTSKTGYQTTGPVQAMASSQTSGSKHITMTAEYPYGNHSSGWSSVSYPQHQSITSPGHFSERLPVPTPNREQLKMELQQVNQQISQQTQIPSMEPPAAKWPVAGGVSSEQLSLELHHVEREIGKRTREIARKNQAAQEVQYKLKATENGQSDHKAQLEELSISLGDVSNGVSNMVPGNSVSGSMLSLTNKTSSLSLCSGEQAASGSELQKNGVVHS; this is encoded by the exons ATGCCCGTCCAAGCGCCGCAATGGACCGAGTTCCTGCTGTGTCCCATCTGCACGCAGACGTTCGAGGAGACGGTACGGCGGCCCATCAGCCTCGGGTGCGGCCACACCGTCTGCAAGATGTGCCTGAACAAGCTGCACCGCAAGGCCTGCCCCTTCGACCAGACGGCCATCAATACCGACATCGAGCAGCTGCCTGTTAACTCGGCCCTGCTGCAGCTCGTTGGGGCTCAG GTGCCTAAACCGCAGCCTGTGGCACTCATTACTAATCTGGAAGACACCAAGCATTACGATGAGGCGCGACAGTGTGTGGAGGAGCTCGCCCTCTACCTCAAACCTCTCAGCAATgcaagag gtgtGGGGTTGAGTAACACAGCACAGAGCATGCTCAGCAGACCCATGCAGAGGAAACTGGTGACCCTGGTGCACTGTCAGCTGGTTGAGGAGGAGGGCAGGATACGTGCCATGCGTGCCGCTCGCTCGCTGGGAGAGCGCACCGTCACAGAGCTAATCCTGCAGCACCAAAACCCCCAGCAGCTCTCGTCTAACCTTTGGGCCGCCGTCCGTGCCAGGGGCTGCCAGTTTCTAGGACCAG CCATGCAGGAGGAGGCCTTAAAGCTGGTGCTTCTGGCTCTGGAGGACGGATCTGCTCTGTCAAGGAAGGTGCTGGTGCTGTTTGTGGTGCAGCGTCTGGAGCCCAGGTTCCCACAGGCTTCCAAAACCAGCATTGGGCACGTGGTTCAGCTGCTTTACCGTGCCTCGTGTTTTAAA GTGACCAAGAGAGACGAGGACTCGTCCCTGATGCAGCTAAAAGAGGAGTTCCGGACATACGAGGCGCTTCGGCGGGAGCACGACTCTCAGATCGTCCAGATCGCCATGGAGGGAGGTCTGCGCATCGCCCCTGACCAGTGGTCCTCTCTGCTCTACGGGGATCAGTCGCACAAGTCCCACATGCAGTCCATCATCGACAAG ttgcagACGCCTGCATCGTTTGCGCAGAGTGTGCAGGAACTGACGATAGCGCTACAAAGGACAGGCGATCCTGCCAACCTGAACCGGCTCAGACCTCACTTAGAGCTGCTGGCCAACATCGACCCCAGTCCAG ATGCTCCCCCTCCAACATGGGAGCAGCTGGAGAAGGGCCTGGTAGCGGTGAAGACGGTGGTACACGGCCTGGTGGACTTCATCCAGAACCACAGCAAGAAGGGCACGGAGCAGCAACAGCCGCTGCAACACAGCAAGTACAAAACCTACATGTGCCGTGACATGAAGCAGAAAGGGGGATGCCCCCGTGGGGCCAGCTGCACCTTCGCCCACTCGCAGGAAGAGCTTGAGAA GTACCGTAAGATGAACAAGCGTCTGGCTCCGAGACTTCCATGCGGTCCGTCCCTGCTGCCGAACGACGAAGGCGTTCCTCTGGATGGCGTGACCCGTAAACACTCTCCCCTTACCAACGGTATCGTGGCAGCGTGTCCCCAACCAGCGCCTCAGCTTTTAGCACGAGGACACGAATCTTCACCCTACGAGCTCATGCGCAAACCCAAAATGGACAGCCTGAGCGCCCCTGGATCTCCCCCTGATCC TTTGGATAAGACTGGCCTGCCCCTGCCGCCCCTCGCGGTCGCCCACACAAGGGCTGAGCACCTGCCCATGCCCAAGCAGATCCCTGGGGTCCCTCGTGGTGCTCCCCCGCTCTACCCTCAACAGCAGCCCGAGCTCTTCTACCCCGAGGCCAGAGCACCATCAGGAGCGCAGTATGATGGCCAGTACCCTGCAG GTGCCCCGTACCCCTACCAACAAACTCAGTATGTGCCACCCCGCTACATGCGCAACCCTCTACCCTCCGGTGACGCCCCCTACCAGGAATCGTACCCTGCTTACGGCCCCGACCGCCAGTACCCTCCTTCCCACCACTCGGGCCCGCCTTTCTCCGGCCTGGGTGCCCACCAGTACCCGCCCCCCTCTCACTACGACACCCGTCGACATGGGCCTTACGCGGCCCCGCCCCCGCCTCCACCCCCTCAGCCCTTCGGGCCGCCCCGGGACGACCTGGTTCGCATGAGCCCCGTGTCGTCCTTGGACGTGCCGCCCACTCAAGGGCCGCCCGCTTCTCTCTACCACCCCGAGGCAGCATCCCGAGAGAGGTATCCTCCAGAGGGGTACTACCCACCTGCACCACCACATCCTGGGCAAATCAGGTCCCATATCCGG GACCCGTATGGACGCACCCAGCCCAGTCTGGACTATTTGCACCGCAGGCGTAAGGAGCTACTGAACCAGCTGGAGGAGAGAAAAGTCATTTCTCCTCCACCATTTGCAGCCTCCCCGACGCTGCCCTCTCACACCTTCCCCAACGACTACCCTCCGGAG TACGCCGAGGACGGCTCCAAAGCTTTCGGCGCCCGAGAACCCGACTACGCCGGGCAGTACTCGCCATGGTCCTGTGACACCATCGGCTCCTACATCGGCTCCAAAGATCCCAAACCGAAGGATGGCGTGGGCGCAGTGGATATAATG AACATGGAGGCAAAGGGTCTAACGGAGCCGCCACTGGATGGACAGCGGCGCACGGCAGAAGCCAAAGACGACGATCCCATCATCCCGTTCGGCCCTCTGCCAACGGTGTCGCCCTTCGGTGCCATCTCCCGCACATCAAAGACGGGCTACCAGACCACAGGCCCGGTGCAGGCCATGGCGTCCTCGCAGACCTCTGGCTCCAAACACATCACCATGACGG CCGAGTACCCGTACGGGAACCACAGTAGCGGTTGGAGCAGCGTGTCGTACCCTCAACACCAGAGCATCACCTCTCCGGGACACTTCAGTGAGCG GCTGCCCGTGCCCACCCCAAATCGAGAGCAGCTGAAGATGGAGCTCCAGCAAGTCAACCAGCAGATCAGTCAGCAGACGCAGATCCCCAGCATGGAG CCTCCAGCCGCCAAATGGCCAGTGGCGGGCGGCGTGTCCAGTGAGCAGCTCAGTCTTGAGCTTCACCACGTCGAAAGGGAAATTGGAAAGCGCACGCGTGAAATCGCTAGG AAAAACCAGGCAGCACAGGAAGTCCAGTACAAATTAAAAGCCACTGAAAATGGTCAGAGTGACCATAAAGCCCAACTGGAGGAGCTGTCGATATCACTGGG AGACGTCTCGAATGGCGTGAGCAACATGGTGCCAGGCAACAGCGTCTCGGGGTCCATGCTGTCCTTGACCAATAAGACATCTTCACTCTCTCTGTGCTCCGGAGAGCAAGCAGCGAGCGGATCAGAGCTCCAAAAGAACGGCGTCGTTCATTCTTAA
- the rc3h1b gene encoding roquin-1 isoform X1: MPVQAPQWTEFLLCPICTQTFEETVRRPISLGCGHTVCKMCLNKLHRKACPFDQTAINTDIEQLPVNSALLQLVGAQVPKPQPVALITNLEDTKHYDEARQCVEELALYLKPLSNARGVGLSNTAQSMLSRPMQRKLVTLVHCQLVEEEGRIRAMRAARSLGERTVTELILQHQNPQQLSSNLWAAVRARGCQFLGPAMQEEALKLVLLALEDGSALSRKVLVLFVVQRLEPRFPQASKTSIGHVVQLLYRASCFKVTKRDEDSSLMQLKEEFRTYEALRREHDSQIVQIAMEGGLRIAPDQWSSLLYGDQSHKSHMQSIIDKLQTPASFAQSVQELTIALQRTGDPANLNRLRPHLELLANIDPSPDAPPPTWEQLEKGLVAVKTVVHGLVDFIQNHSKKGTEQQQPLQHSKYKTYMCRDMKQKGGCPRGASCTFAHSQEELEKSVSAQTLQYRKMNKRLAPRLPCGPSLLPNDEGVPLDGVTRKHSPLTNGIVAACPQPAPQLLARGHESSPYELMRKPKMDSLSAPGSPPDPYDLITHLDKTGLPLPPLAVAHTRAEHLPMPKQIPGVPRGAPPLYPQQQPELFYPEARAPSGAQYDGQYPAGAPYPYQQTQYVPPRYMRNPLPSGDAPYQESYPAYGPDRQYPPSHHSGPPFSGLGAHQYPPPSHYDTRRHGPYAAPPPPPPPQPFGPPRDDLVRMSPVSSLDVPPTQGPPASLYHPEAASRERYPPEGYYPPAPPHPGQIRSHIRDPYGRTQPSLDYLHRRRKELLNQLEERKVISPPPFAASPTLPSHTFPNDYPPEYAEDGSKAFGAREPDYAGQYSPWSCDTIGSYIGSKDPKPKDGVGAVDIMNMEAKGLTEPPLDGQRRTAEAKDDDPIIPFGPLPTVSPFGAISRTSKTGYQTTGPVQAMASSQTSGSKHITMTAEYPYGNHSSGWSSVSYPQHQSITSPGHFSERLPVPTPNREQLKMELQQVNQQISQQTQIPSMEPPAAKWPVAGGVSSEQLSLELHHVEREIGKRTREIARKNQAAQEVQYKLKATENGQSDHKAQLEELSISLGDVSNGVSNMVPGNSVSGSMLSLTNKTSSLSLCSGEQAASGSELQKNGVVHS; the protein is encoded by the exons ATGCCCGTCCAAGCGCCGCAATGGACCGAGTTCCTGCTGTGTCCCATCTGCACGCAGACGTTCGAGGAGACGGTACGGCGGCCCATCAGCCTCGGGTGCGGCCACACCGTCTGCAAGATGTGCCTGAACAAGCTGCACCGCAAGGCCTGCCCCTTCGACCAGACGGCCATCAATACCGACATCGAGCAGCTGCCTGTTAACTCGGCCCTGCTGCAGCTCGTTGGGGCTCAG GTGCCTAAACCGCAGCCTGTGGCACTCATTACTAATCTGGAAGACACCAAGCATTACGATGAGGCGCGACAGTGTGTGGAGGAGCTCGCCCTCTACCTCAAACCTCTCAGCAATgcaagag gtgtGGGGTTGAGTAACACAGCACAGAGCATGCTCAGCAGACCCATGCAGAGGAAACTGGTGACCCTGGTGCACTGTCAGCTGGTTGAGGAGGAGGGCAGGATACGTGCCATGCGTGCCGCTCGCTCGCTGGGAGAGCGCACCGTCACAGAGCTAATCCTGCAGCACCAAAACCCCCAGCAGCTCTCGTCTAACCTTTGGGCCGCCGTCCGTGCCAGGGGCTGCCAGTTTCTAGGACCAG CCATGCAGGAGGAGGCCTTAAAGCTGGTGCTTCTGGCTCTGGAGGACGGATCTGCTCTGTCAAGGAAGGTGCTGGTGCTGTTTGTGGTGCAGCGTCTGGAGCCCAGGTTCCCACAGGCTTCCAAAACCAGCATTGGGCACGTGGTTCAGCTGCTTTACCGTGCCTCGTGTTTTAAA GTGACCAAGAGAGACGAGGACTCGTCCCTGATGCAGCTAAAAGAGGAGTTCCGGACATACGAGGCGCTTCGGCGGGAGCACGACTCTCAGATCGTCCAGATCGCCATGGAGGGAGGTCTGCGCATCGCCCCTGACCAGTGGTCCTCTCTGCTCTACGGGGATCAGTCGCACAAGTCCCACATGCAGTCCATCATCGACAAG ttgcagACGCCTGCATCGTTTGCGCAGAGTGTGCAGGAACTGACGATAGCGCTACAAAGGACAGGCGATCCTGCCAACCTGAACCGGCTCAGACCTCACTTAGAGCTGCTGGCCAACATCGACCCCAGTCCAG ATGCTCCCCCTCCAACATGGGAGCAGCTGGAGAAGGGCCTGGTAGCGGTGAAGACGGTGGTACACGGCCTGGTGGACTTCATCCAGAACCACAGCAAGAAGGGCACGGAGCAGCAACAGCCGCTGCAACACAGCAAGTACAAAACCTACATGTGCCGTGACATGAAGCAGAAAGGGGGATGCCCCCGTGGGGCCAGCTGCACCTTCGCCCACTCGCAGGAAGAGCTTGAGAAGTCAGTATCTGCTCAAACGCTACA GTACCGTAAGATGAACAAGCGTCTGGCTCCGAGACTTCCATGCGGTCCGTCCCTGCTGCCGAACGACGAAGGCGTTCCTCTGGATGGCGTGACCCGTAAACACTCTCCCCTTACCAACGGTATCGTGGCAGCGTGTCCCCAACCAGCGCCTCAGCTTTTAGCACGAGGACACGAATCTTCACCCTACGAGCTCATGCGCAAACCCAAAATGGACAGCCTGAGCGCCCCTGGATCTCCCCCTGATCCGTACGACTTAATCACTCA TTTGGATAAGACTGGCCTGCCCCTGCCGCCCCTCGCGGTCGCCCACACAAGGGCTGAGCACCTGCCCATGCCCAAGCAGATCCCTGGGGTCCCTCGTGGTGCTCCCCCGCTCTACCCTCAACAGCAGCCCGAGCTCTTCTACCCCGAGGCCAGAGCACCATCAGGAGCGCAGTATGATGGCCAGTACCCTGCAG GTGCCCCGTACCCCTACCAACAAACTCAGTATGTGCCACCCCGCTACATGCGCAACCCTCTACCCTCCGGTGACGCCCCCTACCAGGAATCGTACCCTGCTTACGGCCCCGACCGCCAGTACCCTCCTTCCCACCACTCGGGCCCGCCTTTCTCCGGCCTGGGTGCCCACCAGTACCCGCCCCCCTCTCACTACGACACCCGTCGACATGGGCCTTACGCGGCCCCGCCCCCGCCTCCACCCCCTCAGCCCTTCGGGCCGCCCCGGGACGACCTGGTTCGCATGAGCCCCGTGTCGTCCTTGGACGTGCCGCCCACTCAAGGGCCGCCCGCTTCTCTCTACCACCCCGAGGCAGCATCCCGAGAGAGGTATCCTCCAGAGGGGTACTACCCACCTGCACCACCACATCCTGGGCAAATCAGGTCCCATATCCGG GACCCGTATGGACGCACCCAGCCCAGTCTGGACTATTTGCACCGCAGGCGTAAGGAGCTACTGAACCAGCTGGAGGAGAGAAAAGTCATTTCTCCTCCACCATTTGCAGCCTCCCCGACGCTGCCCTCTCACACCTTCCCCAACGACTACCCTCCGGAG TACGCCGAGGACGGCTCCAAAGCTTTCGGCGCCCGAGAACCCGACTACGCCGGGCAGTACTCGCCATGGTCCTGTGACACCATCGGCTCCTACATCGGCTCCAAAGATCCCAAACCGAAGGATGGCGTGGGCGCAGTGGATATAATG AACATGGAGGCAAAGGGTCTAACGGAGCCGCCACTGGATGGACAGCGGCGCACGGCAGAAGCCAAAGACGACGATCCCATCATCCCGTTCGGCCCTCTGCCAACGGTGTCGCCCTTCGGTGCCATCTCCCGCACATCAAAGACGGGCTACCAGACCACAGGCCCGGTGCAGGCCATGGCGTCCTCGCAGACCTCTGGCTCCAAACACATCACCATGACGG CCGAGTACCCGTACGGGAACCACAGTAGCGGTTGGAGCAGCGTGTCGTACCCTCAACACCAGAGCATCACCTCTCCGGGACACTTCAGTGAGCG GCTGCCCGTGCCCACCCCAAATCGAGAGCAGCTGAAGATGGAGCTCCAGCAAGTCAACCAGCAGATCAGTCAGCAGACGCAGATCCCCAGCATGGAG CCTCCAGCCGCCAAATGGCCAGTGGCGGGCGGCGTGTCCAGTGAGCAGCTCAGTCTTGAGCTTCACCACGTCGAAAGGGAAATTGGAAAGCGCACGCGTGAAATCGCTAGG AAAAACCAGGCAGCACAGGAAGTCCAGTACAAATTAAAAGCCACTGAAAATGGTCAGAGTGACCATAAAGCCCAACTGGAGGAGCTGTCGATATCACTGGG AGACGTCTCGAATGGCGTGAGCAACATGGTGCCAGGCAACAGCGTCTCGGGGTCCATGCTGTCCTTGACCAATAAGACATCTTCACTCTCTCTGTGCTCCGGAGAGCAAGCAGCGAGCGGATCAGAGCTCCAAAAGAACGGCGTCGTTCATTCTTAA